The sequence GTTTAACATTAAGCCAGAATAAGGTGCGTGGAGGAGGAGCCGTATAATTCGGAATTCAGTGTACATACTTTCGAGATAGAACAGGTCCAGATTTCATGCATCCAATGTAGACCCTTGGTTTTGTACGATGACGAGCAAGGGTTGCTGCTAGGACACCTAAAGAGCAACAAAGAAGAGCAAAGTTAGTTTTTGTGGAAATAGGACGGAGAAAAGTGGTAAAGATTTAAAGGATGTAACGGCGAGGAAACACGGGAAAGAAGTCTCGAGAATCCTAAGACAGCAGATATATACCTAAATTGACATGAACATCATCATCCACTTTGACATAGAAATCAGCATCCCATAATGCAACAGCAGTAGAAAAGAAAGTTTTTGTCTTTGCAGACAGCTCATGATACCCTTCTACGTGTTGCTGTACGATAGCGTAAACCAAATATTAATTCCTGCCAAATCTTCCATATTTTTCTCACACAAAAACCGTAAGAATAACAGTCGGCCTTACCAGGCGAAGGAAGTCTTTGTGTTGAGCTTCTTCTGAATCAATAGCTCTATCTAGAATGCTGTTGGAAGTTGCACTGAGACAACAATGGCAACATCATAAATGTTAGTATCATCATGTAGAATCCATATAAATGACTAGATCATGGGGTAATCTGAATAATGCACCGAGACAACAATGGCAATACCTGTGGCCAATCATGAATCTGATGACGATTCCTTTCTCTCGTTCCAATTGAAGAAGTTGTTCGCCTATATCAATATGGAGGGAACAAAAATACGACTTTTCAGAAATTAATCCATCATAATAAACTCAAGATACCTAAAAAATAGGGATGCAAAATTCAAATAGAACTAACTTCACAGAGAAAATTTTAGGCAAGACAATTTTACCTTGAGGCATCCAAGTTTCTCTAACCGAATCACGTCGCTTCCTGCTACTGAAAGCCGTGTTTATACCTATCACTACAAATGCCTTCTTCTTCTTGGAAGCACCTTCCACGGAACCGGTGGCCGAGCCAGTTGAGTTCTTTTCGCGAGAACTCCTAGCTGCTGCTAATTCCATTTGCAACATAGAAACTTGTTTGTCTAGAGCCCTAACATCCAAGAAATTAAAACACCAAATTattccaacaaaaaaaaaaatcttcaattGCAGTTTGCAACAGAATAAagagattcaattcaattcaaggtAGCACTCACTGAATAGCTTCATGGGTTTTATACAATTCATTCATTTCATCCTTAGGCTTTTCCTGCTTCTGTTATTCCAAAATTGGTAGGGTTTATTTACTTTACCAAAAGCAAAAATCAGAAATCTGAGAATATTTCATCAACCATACCTTTTTGTTAGAACAATCCTCTGAGATCAATTGAAGTTCTTGTTGATCACGCTGATGCTTAGAAAGTATCAAACCATTTGATTCAGGTTGCTCCCACATCCTGCCACCaaaaacccaaaacaaaaacttcaaaaCCAGATCATAaaaagttcaaattttgaaatggAAATCTGACACCCCATGATTCaaatttcaaaccaaaatcattcacACCTCAATGAAACACAAGATagacaaaaaaagaaataatgggTAAGAGCTAAGAAAGTAAAAAAACCTGTTTGTGATAAGCATGCCAATAAGGAAGGAAAAGACAGAGAAAATTGGAATCCATTTAGCAGAGATTTTGGTAGATGCACGACTCTTCATCTTAATGTTAGGGGAAGATtgttggaagatgaagaagagatatatatatataatggaacTTTGGTGGGAATGTCAAAGGATGAATTGGTCTTAGGTCTTTGGTTTTGGTCTCAAATTCTAATAATGTATGCTATGCTACTATGTAATGTGgaaaaagataggaagaagaaaCGTAGTGGAATAATTAT comes from Vicia villosa cultivar HV-30 ecotype Madison, WI unplaced genomic scaffold, Vvil1.0 ctg.000359F_1_1, whole genome shotgun sequence and encodes:
- the LOC131627335 gene encoding beta-1,3-galactosyltransferase 7-like, producing MKSRASTKISAKWIPIFSVFSFLIGMLITNRMWEQPESNGLILSKHQRDQQELQLISEDCSNKKKQEKPKDEMNELYKTHEAIQALDKQVSMLQMELAAARSSREKNSTGSATGSVEGASKKKKAFVVIGINTAFSSRKRRDSVRETWMPQGEQLLQLEREKGIVIRFMIGHSATSNSILDRAIDSEEAQHKDFLRLQHVEGYHELSAKTKTFFSTAVALWDADFYVKVDDDVHVNLGVLAATLARHRTKPRVYIGCMKSGPVLSRKDVKYHEPEFWKFGEEGNKYFRHATGQIYAISKDLATYISINQPILHKFANEDVSLGSWFIGLEVEHIDDRSMCCGTPPDCEWKAQAGNICVASFDWSCSGICKSVEKIKYVHSKCGEGDGAVWSALF